The following DNA comes from Selenomonadales bacterium.
CCGCATCGAGAAGCAAACGATAACGACGAACGAGATCAGCCAATTCTTTGGCTGCCATATATTTTCCTTCGATACGGATACGCGTTACACCGATCTCACCGAATCGTTCTACGTGCGGAAGCATAGACAACTCTTTTGTATTCAGGATATGCATACGGCAGAATTGGTCGGTCGCGATCGGGAATCGCTCACTCATGCGGTCTTGCAGATAATATTTCTGTTTCGTGCAGACCTGCGAACACGGCTTCTTATCAATATCGCCGAGGAAACTGCCCAATACGCAATATTCGCTGACCATAAGAGGAAGATGTCCGTGTACGATGCACTCCGTCGGAAGCGTCGCACGGCGGACAAGGCGTTCTACCTGCCCGAAATTCAGTTCGGGCGACAACGTCACACTGCTGATACCTTGTTCTTTCAAATAATCAACGGCATATGCGTTATAAATATTGAGCGAAAAATCGGCATGGATCGGAAGCTCACTGATCTCTTGCGCAAGTGCCATCACACCGAGATTACCAACACTGACACCATCTCCGCCGAGCTGATTGAACAGGCGAAGTTCTTCTTCGATCGCTTTCATCTGCCACTGCTTCGCAATGCGTGGTGTCGCAAAGATGATTTTCTTGTGATATGCTCTCGCAAGTCGCAGAGCTTCTTCGTAATCACTATGTGTAATTGCCTTGTGCGAGAAATTTTCTCCGCCGAACAAGACGACATCGGCACCGTTTTTGTATGCCGTTTCTACTTTTTCTATCGTATCGGTATGTACCGTCAAAAGCGGTTTCGTTTCTTTGTCATTGCGCGACAACTTCGGCAGCGTACGATACGGCGCAGACTCACGCATATACGGAGCCAAGCGCGCTTCTTCGAGCTGTGCTACCGCACGGCGGCGCACTTCGTTAAGCTCGCTGACAGGCACCATCAATTCGCCTTCACATTCAAAATCGAGCGAATCGAGTGCAAACATCGTCGTACCAAGACGTTCCAGCTGTTTTTGCACCGTTTCTGCCGAAAGCGGACGTTTGCGTGCTGCTTCTGCAAGAAAATCCGTCTGACCGACGCCCATGTTGCCGTCTGCATCACGAAGCGTGAGCGTAAGCGGCTGTCCTTCGCTGACGAATACTTCTGCCGCCACACCAACGCGGCGTACCGGCGCACCGCCCGCATAGAACGTCTTAGCACGTTCCATCAATGCCGCATCATATACCTTGAATGCACGGTCACTGACACGCACATGGCTCGGCACGGCAAACGTTACTTCTGCACCTTTTTCTGCTGATGCGACTTCCTTTCCGTTTATCGTCATCGCCTGGATCGTCGTATTGACACGACCGCCGACTTTGACCCATATATCAATGATATCGCCTACCTGCATTCTCTCATCAAGACGCATCGTAACAAGTTTTTTCTTCGCATCGTAGGCTACGACACGCCCGACACGTACACCACGATTATTCGGACGACGGTCACTCATCATCGTTTTGCCCGGTTTTTTCTCCAGATATGCCGTTGTAAAGTCACGGTTAAATATCTGTGTCAGGTCTTTTTTGAGCGCTTCATCGACCGCATAACGAATATCATCGCGAATCGAATCAAGCGACTTCCGATACGCATCGACTACGACAGCTACATATTCGGGACGCTTCATACGGCCTTCTATTTTAAGCGAACGCGCACCTGCTTTAACGATCTCGGGAAGCTTGTCTATCGTGCAGAAGTCACGCGGCGAGAGCAGATACTGCCCTACATCTTTACCTTCCAGCACGTTGTTGCCTTTGTCATCGACAAGCTGATACGGCAGACGGCACGGCTGTGCACAACGGCCGCGGTTACCACTGCGACCGCCGATCATACCACTCATCAAACACTGACCCGAATAGCATACGCAAAGTGCACCGTGAATGAACGTTTCGATCAGCGCACTCGTCCCTTCACTGATCGTCTTGATATCATCAAGCGATACCTCACGCGCCAAAACGACTGTCTTGAATCCCTGTTTTTCCAAGAATTTTGCCGCAGGGAGATTCGTCACCGTCATCTGCGTGCTGGCATGGAGCGGAAGCTCAGGCAGTATCTTCTGCGCAAGATATACCGCACCCAAGTCTTGTATGATAATAGCATCGACACCTGCTTCGTATAAAAAGCGCAGGTAATCTGCCAAGTCCTCTGCTTCATTCTGATCGACGAGCGTATTGACCGTCACATAGATCGCGACACCACGCAAATGTGCGTAACGGATCGCTTCTTTTAATTCTTCTCTGTCAAAATTATCGGCATATGCACGCGCGCCGAACGATTTTCCTGCCAAATAGACGGCATTGGCACCGCTCTCTACGGCCGCGGTCAAGGCTTCTCTACTGCCTGCCGGTGCTAATAATTCTACCACGTCATTCGCCTCCGATTATGTTTCTTTTTTCGGCTGTTTGTTAAGTATATCTCTTTCTATGTTTTGAATACTTTTTTGTATTTCATCTACCTGCTTAGCCATGCGCCTAATTCGCGTCATTTGTTCTCCGACAATACTGAACGGATCATGTTCTGCTTCTTCGCACAGTCGAAACAGGTCTTCTCGTGTGATCGGTTCTTTTTCCGATATCTTGACGATCGAAAAATCACCACTGCTCTCAAGGCGCGCCAACTTGATATCCGCAACATTCGACATTTCCAGTCCTTGCAGATGCAGTTCTTGTCGTAAGTCATCATAGTTGACACGTGCTTTTCTCAAGTTTTCGGTCAATATCTTGCCGTCTTGTATCAAGACGATCGGCGTACCCTCTACCCATTTACGGATCAGCTTACTTTTGAGGGACAGAAACGAAAACACTTGCTGCAGCAACAAGAGCGCTGCCATTCCACCGAATCCCGATGCAAGCGTGATCGTCTTATCCATTGCAGTCGATACCATAATATCACCGATACCGACGAGCATGATAAAATCAAACGGCGAAAACTGCCCTACCGTTCGATTGCCCATGATACGTACAACAAACAAAGATACCCCGCAAAGAAAGACCAACAGCTTGAATACCTGCCAAAAATCTTCTGTCATGATCGCCCCTCCCTGTTCGTATTATGAACGTGGGACGATTACCTTATTCTGTATTTTGACATAAACATACTTGTTTATTCAATTCGCACACAGAATCCTTTTTCCTGCTTTTTCTCAATATAAAAAACAGACCATGCTTTCACATGATCTGTTTTCATTTCTTTATTTTTATTTACGGATCTCAGCACCGCATTTTTCGCTGAGTGCCGCAAGGATCTTCTGATACGGCTCTTCGAGTTCTGCATCGGTAAGCGTTTTTTCTGCCGACTGGAAGAACAGCGAGTATGCCACGCTCTTCATTCCTTCGCCGACCTGGGCGCCCATATAGACGTCAAATACTTCTGCACGCTGGAGGTACTGACCACCATTTGCGAGGATGACTTCTTTCATCGCTTCGGACGTAACGTCTGTCGATACGACGAATGCCAAGTCGCGCGTAACAGCAGGATATTTCGGGAGCGACTGATATTTCGGAATGAGCGAGGAGAGTTCTGCAAGAACTTCAATGCTCAAGTAGAAGATATATGCCGCTTTCGGGATCGAATATGCTTCAAGGACTTTCGGATGTACTTCACCGATATGACCGATGACTTTACCGCCCGCCATAACGACTGCCGTTTTACCAAGGTGGAGCGACGGATGCGAACCTGCTTCGATCGTATATGCGTTGATACCAAGGCCTGCCAAGATACGCTCTACCGTACCTTTTGCATCGTAGAAATCAACAACATCTTTTGTCTGATTCCAGAGTGTCGGATAACGTCTGCCGTAAAGTACACCGCAAAGCTCCGTTTTTTCAGTCGGAAGTTCCGTAAGCGGAAGTGCTTTCGGAAGGAATACCGAACCGATCTCGAACAATTTGAGATCTTCGTTTTTACGCGATACGTTA
Coding sequences within:
- a CDS encoding DUF3656 domain-containing protein, translating into MVELLAPAGSREALTAAVESGANAVYLAGKSFGARAYADNFDREELKEAIRYAHLRGVAIYVTVNTLVDQNEAEDLADYLRFLYEAGVDAIIIQDLGAVYLAQKILPELPLHASTQMTVTNLPAAKFLEKQGFKTVVLAREVSLDDIKTISEGTSALIETFIHGALCVCYSGQCLMSGMIGGRSGNRGRCAQPCRLPYQLVDDKGNNVLEGKDVGQYLLSPRDFCTIDKLPEIVKAGARSLKIEGRMKRPEYVAVVVDAYRKSLDSIRDDIRYAVDEALKKDLTQIFNRDFTTAYLEKKPGKTMMSDRRPNNRGVRVGRVVAYDAKKKLVTMRLDERMQVGDIIDIWVKVGGRVNTTIQAMTINGKEVASAEKGAEVTFAVPSHVRVSDRAFKVYDAALMERAKTFYAGGAPVRRVGVAAEVFVSEGQPLTLTLRDADGNMGVGQTDFLAEAARKRPLSAETVQKQLERLGTTMFALDSLDFECEGELMVPVSELNEVRRRAVAQLEEARLAPYMRESAPYRTLPKLSRNDKETKPLLTVHTDTIEKVETAYKNGADVVLFGGENFSHKAITHSDYEEALRLARAYHKKIIFATPRIAKQWQMKAIEEELRLFNQLGGDGVSVGNLGVMALAQEISELPIHADFSLNIYNAYAVDYLKEQGISSVTLSPELNFGQVERLVRRATLPTECIVHGHLPLMVSEYCVLGSFLGDIDKKPCSQVCTKQKYYLQDRMSERFPIATDQFCRMHILNTKELSMLPHVERFGEIGVTRIRIEGKYMAAKELADLVRRYRLLLDAGNSLTERELTQWTHENENITRGHYFRGVL
- a CDS encoding DUF421 domain-containing protein is translated as MTEDFWQVFKLLVFLCGVSLFVVRIMGNRTVGQFSPFDFIMLVGIGDIMVSTAMDKTITLASGFGGMAALLLLQQVFSFLSLKSKLIRKWVEGTPIVLIQDGKILTENLRKARVNYDDLRQELHLQGLEMSNVADIKLARLESSGDFSIVKISEKEPITREDLFRLCEEAEHDPFSIVGEQMTRIRRMAKQVDEIQKSIQNIERDILNKQPKKET